One region of Culex pipiens pallens isolate TS chromosome 2, TS_CPP_V2, whole genome shotgun sequence genomic DNA includes:
- the LOC120429271 gene encoding C-type lectin domain family 18 member C-like, with the protein MSFQAVSSVLTLVLGVLAASSSAAKNSTLGISSRAGFANSYQRFFVYNDEPVTFFEAWHKCRAHGLRLASVHSALDDVKLMVALAQEDITQRGPWWIAGTDLGKTGSFVWITGNKRIDGRAGYTNFAAGQPDILSGTGHCLVAGGAGGTQWNNVDCGSKSRYICELDTCDC; encoded by the coding sequence ATGTCTTTCCAAGCAGTTTCATCAGTTCTGACACTAGTTCTGGGAGTTCTGGCCGCGTCCAGCTCAGCCGCCAAGAACTCCACACTCGGCATCTCATCCCGAGCCGGCTTCGCCAACTCGTACCAGCGCTTCTTTGTCTACAACGACGAACCGGTGACCTTCTTCGAGGCCTGGCACAAGTGCCGAGCGCACGGACTCCGGCTGGCCTCGGTCCACTCGGCGCTGGATGACGTTAAGCTGATGGTGGCCCTTGCTCAGGAGGACATCACCCAGCGGGGACCGTGGTGGATCGCCGGAACGGACCTTGGGAAGACGGGAAGCTTCGTGTGGATCACCGGTAATAAGCGGATTGACGGTCGGGCTGGTTATACGAACTTTGCTGCGGGACAACCGGACATCTTGAGTGGAACTGGGCACTGCCTGGTGGCGGGAGGTGCAGGTGGGACGCAGTGGAACAATGTGGACTGTGGAAGCAAAAGCAGGTACATCTGCGAGCTGGACACGTGTGATTGTTGA